One genomic region from Anabaena sp. PCC 7108 encodes:
- the pilM gene encoding type IV pilus assembly protein PilM: MKVLNSFGSLNKIGKIGNLGSLFGKSNKGVGIELAPERMNIVQLRKQRQGLKIETLTTVPVPEGIITDGQINDSPRMAELIQQVMAESKIKASRVATCVPGRDAIVRVIPVPAELDNKELREMVLNHEAALYLPYPREEADVDYQKLGYFVDEDGIEKVQVLLVATRKEVTDTYVNTFAEAGLKIDVLEINSFALIRTIRDQLRLFGPQEAAVLVDIEFDSTEIAIIINGVPQFSRTVPIGTYQLQSALSRAMNLPTSRDMDMLMGMTIPANSNDAGRTGTTGVNPGMGPMLKVLGELSDELRRSIDFYINQSEGLEVAQILLAGTGGGLQQLDEFFTQRLGFPTTQIDPIRDLALEVEAEKYPSVQRPGLGIVLGLGMREV; the protein is encoded by the coding sequence GTGAAAGTCTTAAATAGTTTCGGTAGTCTCAATAAAATCGGTAAAATCGGTAATCTCGGTAGTCTCTTTGGCAAATCTAATAAAGGAGTTGGTATCGAGCTTGCACCAGAACGCATGAACATAGTTCAGCTACGCAAGCAACGCCAAGGCTTAAAGATAGAGACGTTAACAACAGTTCCAGTACCAGAGGGAATAATTACCGACGGTCAAATTAACGATTCCCCAAGAATGGCGGAACTAATTCAGCAAGTAATGGCTGAAAGTAAAATCAAGGCTTCTCGCGTTGCTACTTGTGTACCAGGACGAGATGCTATTGTACGTGTTATCCCTGTGCCAGCAGAATTGGATAATAAAGAGTTACGGGAGATGGTACTCAACCATGAAGCAGCTTTGTATTTGCCCTACCCAAGAGAAGAAGCTGACGTAGATTATCAGAAACTTGGGTACTTTGTAGATGAGGATGGAATTGAAAAAGTACAAGTGCTGTTGGTTGCCACTCGTAAAGAAGTTACAGATACCTATGTTAATACATTTGCAGAAGCAGGATTAAAAATTGATGTTTTAGAAATTAACAGTTTTGCGCTCATTCGGACTATTCGTGACCAGTTGCGGCTGTTTGGACCCCAAGAAGCAGCAGTTTTAGTTGATATTGAATTTGACAGTACAGAAATCGCCATCATCATCAATGGTGTACCGCAATTTTCGCGCACTGTACCAATAGGAACATATCAACTACAATCGGCTCTATCAAGGGCAATGAATTTACCCACATCACGAGATATGGATATGTTGATGGGAATGACTATTCCAGCCAATTCTAATGATGCTGGAAGAACCGGGACTACTGGAGTTAATCCGGGAATGGGTCCCATGCTGAAAGTACTGGGAGAATTATCAGATGAACTGCGCCGTTCTATTGATTTTTACATTAATCAAAGTGAAGGTTTAGAAGTAGCGCAGATTTTACTAGCTGGAACAGGGGGGGGACTCCAACAGTTAGATGAGTTCTTTACCCAAAGGTTAGGTTTTCCCACAACCCAAATAGATCCTATCAGGGATTTAGCCTTAGAAGTAGAAGCAGAAAAATACCCATCAGTGCAACGCCCAGGT